Below is a window of Staphylococcus succinus DNA.
ATATAAATAAAGCGATACAGCATCGTGTTGCAATCACTGTCCCTTCTGAAAAATGGTTGAATGAGGCAATACAGCAAATATCAGAAAAAAATGAAAAAGATCTATGGATTCATGTCAAATTAGATACTGGTATGGGCAGATTAGGTGTGAAGAATGTTGAAGAATATCAATCTGTGATAGATTTGATTCATTCGCATGATCATTTGATTTTTGAAGGAGTATTTACTCACTTTGCTTGTGCAGACGAACCTGGAGATTCAATGAATCAACAACAATCCAATTTTGAAGAAATTGTTAATCAAGTAGAAAGACCTGATTATATTCATTCCCAAAATTCTGCAGGTGCATTAATGAAAGACACTCAATTTTGTAATGCAGTGAGAATAGGAATTTCGTTATATGGTTATTATCCTTCAGAATATGTAAAATCAAATGTTAAAGTACATTTGAAACCTAGCGCACAATGGATTAGTGAAGTTGTTCAAACTAAGGTATTACAAGCAGGTGAATCTGTGAGTTATGGCAGCATCTATACAGCAAATGAACCTACCAAAATAGGAATTATTCCAGTCGGATATGCAGATGGTTACCCAAGATTAATGTCTGGATTCAATGTGAACGTCAATGGTCACCAATGTGAAGTGATAGGAAAAGTATGTATGGACCAAATTATAATAAAAATTCCTGAAGTAGTTACAGCGGGAGATAAAGTGATTTTAATGGACCATCATAGCGATAGTCCACAATCTGCAGAAGCTTTGGCACAACAACAACAAACAATTAATTATGAAGTTTTATGTCGCTTTAATAGAAGACTCCCACGGGTATATCATGGGACCGAGGACCTAGAAATTCGCAATGAATTATTAAAATAGTATAGTCACTGTGTGTAAAATTTGTTATTATGTATCTAACAACAAAACATATTATATTCTATTTTAGTCTCATGGAGGTCTTTATTCATGGTAAGTTTTACTCAAAGCAGAAATCACAGTATTGAACAATTACTAAAAGAAGGCTATTCTCAAATGGCCGACTTAAACCTCTCCCTTGCAGCAGAAGCATTTCCATTTGAATGTGAAGCTTGTGATTGCAACGAAGTCTACATCAGCTCTAAGAATAACAATGAATGATGAGAAGAGGCGACGTTTATTTAGCTGATTTATCACCAGTGCAAGGGTCTGAGCAAGGGGGAATTAGACCTGTCGTGATTATACAAAACGATACTGGAAATAAATATAGTCCTACCGTAATTGTAGCAGCAATTACTGGTAGGATAAATAAAGCTAAAATACCAACACATGTAGAAATAGAAAAAAGTAAGTATAAGCTAGATAAAGATTCTGTTATTTTGTTAGAACAAATTAGAACTTTAGATAAAAACAGACTGAAAGAAAAATTAACTTATCTCTCTGATGATAAAATGAGAGAAGTAAACAATGCTATTGACATAAGCTTAGGATTACATAGTGTTAGGACAAACAAATCCTAATTTTAAAGGTGAGTTAAACAAATTAATACAATAGTGAATTATAGACATCAATTCTCTATAACATGTAATAAGCACTTAAATACAAAATTAAATGGATTCAAGATTATAGTGATTTCCAGTTTTTGTAGTATAAGACCTTTAAATAGGATGTCTAAGTTGAAAAGCTTTAGGTTATCCTAAAGCTTTTTTAATACCCAAAGATAATGGCTGAGCCTAATTGAAATAGTATATTTATAAAATATTCGATATAAATGTTATTAATATGATGACAAGATGGACGTAAAGTTTTGAGATATGTTAAAGATCGGTATACGCGATTTATATTTGCATTTTGAGGAGGAATTACTGCGTGGAAGAATTCAAAAATCAATATAAAGCGCTAATTGATGAAAGTTTAATTACAACAGACACAACAGATTTATTGAATAAAACTGAAATCTTCACAAACGAGGTGATAAAAAAAGATTTATTACCAGAAGATATTGTGGAAATGCATAAAAATTATGTGAAAATGTTGAATTTAGATGAAACTCAAATATTAAAAACTTTCAATGTGCTTAAAGAAGTAGTAAAAGGTTTTGGTTATAATTATAGAGATTACCAACAACTTGTAAATCGATTGCAATATCATGATAAAGAAATCGACTTAGCTTCGAGATTACAACAAACTATGCTTAAAACCGATATTCCTCAATTCGATAGTATTCAAATTGGCGTTATCTCTGTAGCTGCACAAAAGGTGAGCGGAGATTACTTTAATTTAATAGATCACAAAGATGGAACAATGAGTTTTGCAGTAGCTGATGTCATTGGTAAGGGTATACCAGCAGCGCTAGCGATGAGTATGATTAAATTTGGTATGGACTCATACGGTCATTCCCAACTTCCAAGTGATGGTTTAAAACGTCTAAATAGAGTAGTAGAAAAAAATGTTAACCAAAACATGTTTGTAACGATGTTTTATGGGTTATATGAAGAGTTAAATCATCTGTTATATTGTAGTTCTGCTGGTCATGAACCAGGCTATATCTATAGGGCTGAAACAGAAGAATTTGAGGAAATTAGTGTAAGAGGCAGAGTATTAGGTGTTAATCAACAAACTAGGTATAAACAACAAGAAATACCGATATATATAGATGACTTTGTAATTATATTTACGGATGGTGTTACTGAAGTTAGAAATGAACAAGGTGACTTTTTAGATAAAAGCCATCTTTTAAGTATGATTCACAAATACAAACACATGCATCCTCAAGATATTGTTCAACTTCTTTATGAAGCGATATTGAAGATACAAAACCCTGATAAGAGAGATGATTTGACTATATTAATTATAAAAAGGGTTAATTAGATTCTTAATAGTTAAGGTTAGTTTTGTATTTTAAGGGTATAAAAGTTAAGAATTAGACTATAATTAGGAGTGTAATGTTATGAATCTTAATATTGAAACAGTAACTCATGATACGCATTATGAGGTGAAAGTTGGCGGTGAGTTAGACGTTTATACTGTTCCGGAATTAGAAGAAGTCTTAGTGCCGATGCGCCAAGAAGGAACTCATGATATATATGTGAATTTAGAAAACGTAAGTTACATGGATTCCACTGGTTTAGGATTATTCGTAGGTACGTTAAAAGCGCTAAATCAACATGATAAAGAATTATTTATATTAGGTGTTTCAGATCGAATAAGTCGATTGTTTGATATCACTGGATTAAAAGATTTGATGCATGTTAATGAAGGAACGGAGGTCGAATAACATGCAATTAAAACAAGATTATATTGAAATGCGGTTACCAGCCTCTGCGGAATATGTGAGTTTAATACGCTTGACGCTATCAGGTGTTTTTTCACGTGCGGGTGCATCATATGATGATATTGAAGATGCTAAAATTGCAGTAAGTGAAGCGGTGACTAATGCGGTAAAACATGCATACAAAAATGATCCAGATGATGTAGGAATGATAAATCTTTGTTTTGAAATTTTTGATGATAAAATTAAAATTGTAATTTCTGATCAAGGAGAAAGCTTTGATTATGAAGAAACAAAAGAAAAATTAGGACCATATAGAGAAGACGAAAATATAGATTTCCTAAGAGAAGGCGGATTGGGTCTATTTTTAATTGAATCATTAATGGATGAAGTTACGGTTGATAAAAAATCAGGCGTGACAATCAGCATGATAAAGTATATTAAAAAAGAGCAGGTGCGAAATAATGGCGAGAGAGTCGAAATCAGTTAATGATGTATCACCTGAACAAATTAACCAATGGATAAATGAGCAACAAAATAATAAAAATACAGATGCTCAAGATAAACTTGTTAGACATTATAGAAAGTTAATCGAATCATTGGCATATAAATATTCAAAAGGTCAATCTCATCACGAAGACCTCGTTCAGGTTGGTATGGTTGGTTTGATTGGGGCGATAAACCGATTTGACCTATCCTTTGATAGAAAGTTTGAAGCCTTTTTAGTACCGACTGTTATTGGCGAGATTAAACGTTATTTACGTGATAAAACATGGAGTGTTCATGTACCGAGAAGGATTAAAGAGATTGGTCCTCGTATTAAAAAAGTAAGCGATGAGCTAACTAATGAATTAGAACGGTCACCATCAATTTAAGAAATTGCCAATAGACTTGAAGTGAGTGAAGAAGAAGTACTTGAAGCAATGGAGATGGGGCAGAGTTATAATGCACTTAGTGTTGACCACTCAATCGAAGCAGATAAAGATGGTTCGACGGTGACCTTATTAGATATTATGGGTCAACAAGATGATAATTATGATTTAACTGAAAAAAGAATGATATTAGAGAAGATATTGCCAATTTTGACTGACAGAGAGAGACAAATAATTCAATGTACCTTTATTGAAGGGTTAAGTCAGAAAGAAACAGGCGAAAGAATTGGGTTAAGTCAAATGCATGTATCTAGGCTGCAAAGAACAGCAATTAAAAAACTTCAAGATGCAGCAAATAAATGATAACAATAAAATAAGGCAGCATTCCTACACTATTAGGAGCTGCCTTATTTTTTATGTAATTCAATCATCCCGATACTACTTTTAAAAAAGGTATTATCTTTATATGTTAAAATATATGTAGACAAAAATAAATAGGAATAAATGAGTGGAGGATTCTATGGATAGTAACTTAATACAATCTATAAATGAAAAGTATAATTTTTCAACAAAACAAATCAATGCTGTTTTATCATTATTAGAAGATAAAAACACGGTACCTTTTATTGCTCGTTACAGAAAAGAGCAAACTGGGGGATTAGATGAAGTTGAAATTAAACAAATAGATGATGAATACCAATATATGGTTAATCTTCAAAAAAGAAAAGAAGAAGTCATACATAATATAGAAGAACAAGGTCTATTATCTGTGGATCTTAAAAATGATATTTTAAAACAAACAAAATTACAACGTGTAGAAGACTTATATAGACCATTTAAACAAAAGAAAAAAACAAGAGCTACTGAAGCTAAAAGAAAAGGTCTTGAACCATTAGCTAAATGGTTACAGCAAACGAATTTAAATGAAAAGATTGAGACGAAAGCACAACAATTTATAAATGATGAGATTGATTCAATAGAAGCAGCAATTAAAGGTGCACAAGATATTATCGCAGAATTAGTTTCAGATGAACCTAAATATAGAACAAAAATATTGAAAGATACGTTCCAGCACGGAAATATCATTACACAAAAGAAAAAGAATGCAGAAGATGAAAAAGAAATATTCTCCATGTATTATGATTATTCAGAACCAATTAGAAAAATTGCCAATCACAGAGTATTAGCAGTAAACCGTGGTGAAAAAGAAAAAGTGCTATCCGTAAAATTAGATATGGATACTCAAGGCATCGACAATTTTATACGTAAAAATGAAATTAAAGGTCAGCATGAAGGTACCTACATCATAGAAGATGCGATTAAAGATAGTTTGAAACGTCTAATTATGCCTTCTATCGAAAGAGAGATAAGGGCTGATTTAACTGATAAAGCAGAAAATCATGCTATTGATGTTTTTAGTGAAAATTTAAGAAACCTATTATTACAACCACCTATGCAAGGTAAACAAATATTAGGTGTAGACCCTGCATTTAGAACAGGGTGTAAACTGGCTGTGATTAATCCTTTTGGCACATTCGTTGCAAAAGGCGTCATGTATCCACATCCACCAGTTAATAAAAAAGCAGAAGCTGAAAGTTTATTTGTTAAATTTGTTAAGGATTATGACGTAGAACTTATAGCAATAGGTAATGGTACAGCAAGTCGAGAAACAGAACAATTTGTTGCTACAATGATACAAACGCATAAACTTAACGTACAATTTATCATCGTTAACGAAGCCGGAGCATCCGTTTATTCTGCATCAGAAGTAGCAAGAACGGAATTTCCAGATTTTCAAGTAGAAGAACGTAGTGCTGTGTCTATTGGTAGAAGAGTACAAGATCCTTTAAGTGAACTCGTTAAAATAGATCCTAAATCTATAGGCGTTGGTCAATATCAACATGATGTGAATCAAAAAGCATTAGAAGGCGCGTTAACTTTTGTCGTAGAAACAGCAGTTAACCAAGTAGGTGTAGATGTAAATACAGCATCGAGATCATTATTACAATATGTTTCTGGTTTATCAACAACCATAGCTCAAAATATTATTGACTACAGAGAAGAAAATGGTGCTATAAAACATAATAAAGATATAGCCAAAGTTAAACGACTTGGGGCTAAAACGTTTGAACAAAGTATAGGATTTTTAAGAATTGTAGATGGTACAGAAGCCCTAGACAATACATCTATTCATCCAGAAAGTTACGATGCAACGTATCAATTACTTAGTGAAATTAAAATGGATACGCAAGATTTAGGAACAGAAAGACTTAAAGCTGCTCTAAATCAATTAGACGTAGTAACGATGGCTGAAAAATTAAATATTGGCCAACCAACATTAGAAGATATAATTCAATCATTGATTGCACCAAATAGAGATCCACGTGATGAATTTGAAACACCAATATTAAAATCAGACGTATTGTCCATTGAAGACTTATCTAAAAATATGAAATTAAGTGGTACAGTTAGAAACGTTGTAGATTTTGGTGCATTCGTTGATATAGGAGTAAAACAAGATGGGCTTGTTCACGTCTCTAAACTTTCTAAGAAATTTGTAAAAAATCCAATGGACATTGTTAGTGTTGGTGATATTGTAGATGTCTGGATTCTTGATATAGATGATAAAAAAGGGAAAGTTTCATTAACGATGATTGATCCTAATGGATAATAAGACGTTACAACGATTAACAGAAACTATTTCTGAAGAATATTTTGGTATGCCTTTTAAACATAAAGCGTATTTCAACAAAAGGCTAAAAACAACTGGCGGACGTTACTTACTCAGAAATCATAATATTGAGGTTAATGAAAAACAGTATTATAAATTTGGACAAGAAGCGATTGAAAGTATAATCAAGCATGAGTTATGCCATTATCATCTTCATATTCAAGGTAAAGGTTATAAACACAAAGATAATGATTTTAAAGTGTTAAGTACAAAGACTGGGGCACCTAGATATTGTGCAGCATTAGAAACTTATGAAGAAAGAGCAAATTATATTTATAAATGTAATAAATGTGAAATGGAATTTCCGAGAATAAGAAAAGTAGATACAGCTAAAATGGTTTGTGGACATTGCAAAGGTAAATTAGTACAACAAAAATAAAGCGATTAGGCGAGTAGAAAATCAATGATAAAGATGATTTTCTACTCGCTTTTTATATTTATTATGGCAAAAATGCTGTTTTAGAAGCTGAATACATATGTTTTTTTATGTAATTTGTGATAATAAGATAAATATATGTGAAACAATGTCATTTTACTCGTTTTTGTTTTGAAATAACATTGACGATAGTTTGATTATATTATATGATAATAAACGTTGCGAAATTGATAAGCAATCAAGTAAAGCAAACATTAATTTTGTTAATTAAATTTTAAAAACGTATTGACAAATATTTACAAATAGATTACAATTAATGTTGTAACTTTAATAATTAATCGTTTAGCCAAGCGGTCGTGGCGGAACGGCAGACGCGCTAGGTTGAGGGCCTAGTGGGAGTAATCCCGTGGAGGTTCAAATCCTCTCGGCCGCATCAAAAAACTTTTAATTATTCGAAATAAAGCGGGTGTAGTTTAATGGCAAAACCTCAGCCTTCCAAGCTGATGTTGTGGGTTCGATTCCCATCACCCGCTCCATTAGAAACATTGATGAACATTGAAAACTGAATCGCAATATGTCAACGTTAATTCCGAACACAACATTAAATTGTTGGTTCAAACGTGTTAGAGATAACACACAAATTAGTATTTTATGAGCTAATCAAACATCATAATCATTTATGGAGAGTTTGATCCTGGCTCAGGATGAACGCTGGCGGCGTGCCTAATACATGCAAGTCGAGCGAACGGATAAGGAGCTTGCTCCTTTGAAGTTAGCGGCGGACGGGTGAGTAACACGTGGGTAACCTACCTATAAGACTGGAATAACTTCGGGAAACCGGAGCTAATACCGGATAACATATAGAACCGCATGGTTCTATAGTGAAAGATGGTTTTGCTATCACTTATAGATGGACCCGCGCCGTATTAGCTAGTTGGTAAGGTAATGGCTTACCAAGGCGACGATACGTAGCCGACCTGAGAGGGTGATCGGCCACACTGGAACTGAGACACGGTCCAGACTCCTACGGGAGGCAGCAGTAGGGAATCTTCCGCAATGGGCGAAAGCCTGACGGAGCAACGCCGCGTGAGTGATGAAGGTTTTCGGATCGTAAAACTCTGTTATTAGGGAAGAACAAATGCGTAAGTAACTGTGCGCATCTTGACGGTACCTAATCAGAAAGCCACGGCTAACTACGTGCCAGCAGCCGCGGTAATACGTAGGTGGCAAGCGTTATCCGGAATTATTGGGCGTAAAGCGCGCGTAGGCGGTTTCTTAAGTCTGATGTGAAAGCCCACGGCTCAACCGTGGAGGGTCATTGGAAACTGGGAAACTTGAGTGCAGAAGAGGAAAGTGGAATTCCATGTGTAGCGGTGAAATGCGCAGAGATATGGAGGAACACCAGTGGCGAAGGCGACTTTCTGGTCTGTAACTGACGCTGATGTGCGAAAGCGTGGGGATCAAACAGGATTAGATACCCTGGTAGTCCACGCCGTAAACGATGAGTGCTAAGTGTTAGGGGGTTTCCGCCCCTTAGTGCTGCAGCTAACGCATTAAGCACTCCGCCTGGGGAGTACGACCGCAAGGTTGAAACTCAAAGGAATTGACGGGGACCCGCACAAGCGGTGGAGCATGTGGTTTAATTCGAAGCAACGCGAAGAACCTTACCAAATCTTGACATCCTTTGAAAACTCTAGAGATAGAGCCTTCCCCTTCGGGGGACAAAGTGACAGGTGGTGCATGGTTGTCGTCAGCTCGTGTCGTGAGATGTTGGGTTAAGTCCCGCAACGAGCGCAACCCTTAAGCTTAGTTGCCATCATTAAGTTGGGCACTCTAGGTTGACTGCCGGTGACAAACCGGAGGAAGGTGGGGATGACGTCAAATCATCATGCCCCTTATGATTTGGGCTACACACGTGCTACAATGGACAATACAAAGGGCAGCTAAACCGCGAGGTCATGCAAATCCCATAAAGTTGTTCTCAGTTCGGATTGTAGTCTGCAACTCGACTACATGAAGCTGGAATCGCTAGTAATCGTAGATCAGCATGCTACGGTGAATACGTTCCCGGGTCTTGTACACACCGCCCGTCACACCACGAGAGTTTGTAACACCCGAAGCCGGTGGAGTAACCATTTTATGGAGCTAGCCGTCGAAGGTGGGACAAATGATTGGGGTGAAGTCGTAACAAGGTAGCCGTATCGGAAGGTGCGGCTGGATCACCTCCTTTCTAAGGATATATTCGGAACATCTTCTTTAGAAGATGACAGAGGAATAACATTGACATATTGTATTCAGTTTTGAATGCTCATTGGAGTATTCAGTGCATAATTTGTACATTGAAAACTAGATAAGTAAGTAAAATATATAGATTTTACCAAGAAAAACCGAGTGAATTAGAGTTTTAAATAAGCTTGAATTCAAAAAGAAATAATCGCTAGTGTTCGAAAGAACACTCACAGATTAATAACATTTTGGGTTTTTAACCGACTTCGTCGTGTTAAAAGTCAAAAAAGATTAAGTTATTAAGGGCGCACGGTGGATACCTTGGCACTAGAAGCCTATGAAGGACGTTACTAACGACGATATGCTTTGGGGAGCTGTAAGTAAGCTTTGATCCAGAGATTTCCGAATGGGGAAACCCAGCACGAGTTATGTCGTGTTATCGATATGTGAATACATAGCATATTCGAAGGCAGACGCGGAGAACTGAAACATCTTAGTACCCGCAGGAAGAGAAAGAAAAATCGATTCCCTGAGTAGCGGCGAGCGAAACGGGAAGAGCCCAAACCAACGAGCTTGCTTGTTGGGGTTGTAGGACACTCTATACGGAGTTACAAAAGAACAAATTAGACGAATCATCTGGAAAGATGAATCAAAGAAGGTAATAATCCTGTAGTCGAAAGTTTGTTCACTCTTGAGTGGATCCTGAGTACGGCGGAACACGAGAAATTCCGTCGGAATCCGGGAGGACCATCTCCCAAGGCTAAATACTCTCTAGTGACCGATAGTGAACCAGTACCGTGAGGGAAAGGTGAAAAGTACCCCGGAAGGGGAGTGAAATAGAACTTGAAACCGTGTGCTTACAAGTAGTCAGAGCCCGTTAATGGGTGATGGCGTGCCTTTTGTAGAATGAACCGGCGAGTTACGATTTGATGCAAGGTTAAGCAGTAAATGTGGAGCCGTAGCGAAAGCGAGTCTGAATAGGGCGTTGAGTATTTGGTCGTAGACCCGAAACCAGGTGATCTACCCATGACCAGGCTGAAGTTCAGGTAACACTGAATGGAGGGCCGAACCGACTTACGTTGAAAAGTGAGCGGATGAGTTGTGGGTAGCGGAGAAATTCCAATCGAACCTGGAGATAGCTGGTTCTCTCCGAAATAGCTTTAGGGCTAGCCTCAAGTGATGATTATTGGAGGTAGAGCACTGTTTGGACGAGGGGCCCTTATCGGGTTACCGAATTCAGACAAACTCCGAATGCCAATCAATTTAACTTGGGAGTCAGAACGCGGGTGATAAGGTCCGTGTTCGAGAGGGAAACAGCCCAGACCACCAGCTAAGGTCCCAAAATATATGTTAAGTGGAAAAGGATGTGGCGTTGCCCAGACAACTAGGATGTTGGCTTAGAAGCAGCCATCATTTAAAGAGTGCGTAATAGCTCACTAGTCGAGTGACACTGCGCCGAAAATGTACCGGGGCTAAACATATTACCGAAGCTGTGGATTGTCCGTAGGACAATGGTAGGAGAGCGTTCTAAGGGCGTTGAAGCATGATCGCAAGGACATGTGGAGCGCTTAGAAGTGAGAATGCCGGTGTGAGTAGCGAAAGACGGGTGAGAATCCCGTCCACCGATTGACTAAGGTTTCCAGAGGAAGGCTCGTCCGCTCTGGGTTAGTCGGGTCCTAAGCTGAGGCCGATAGGCGTAGGCGATGGATAACAGGTTGATATTCCTGTACCACCAAAATTCGTTTTGAGCGATGGGGGGACGCAGTAGGATAGGCGAAGCGTGCTGTTGGAGTGCACGTCCAAGCAATAAGACTGAGTATTAGGCAAATCCGGTACTCTTAAGGTCAAGTTGTGATGGGGAGAGGAAATTTTTTCCTCGAGTCGTTGATTTCACACTGCCAAGAAAAGCCTCTAGCTAGAATTTTGGTGCCCGTACCGCAAACCGACACAGGTAGTCAAGATGAGAATTCTAAGGTGAGCGAGCGAACTCTCGTTAAGGAACTCGGCAAAATGACCCCGTAACTTCGGGAGAAGGGGTGCTCTTTAGGGTTAACGCCCAGGAGAGCCGCAGTGAATAGGCCCAAGCGACTGTTTATCAAAAACACAGGTCTCTGCTAAACCGTAAGGTGATGTATAGGGGCTGACGCCTGCCCGGTGCTGGAAGGTTAAGAGGAGTGGTTAGCTTCGGCGAAGCTACGAATCGAAGCCCCAGTAAACGGCGGCCGTAACTATAACGGTCCTAAGGTAGCGAAATTCCTTGTCGGGTAAGTTCCGACCCGCACGAAAGGCGTAACGATTTGGGCACTGTCTCAACGAGAGACTCGGTGAAATCATAGTACCTGTGAAGATGCAGGTTACCCGCGACAGGACGGAAAGACCCCGTGGAGCTTTACTGTAGTCTGATATTGAAATTCGTCACAGCTTGTACAGGATAGGTAGGAGCCTTTGATACGTGAGCGCTAGCTTACGTGGAGGCGTTGTTGGGATACTACCCTCGCTGTGTTGGATTTCTAACCCGCACCATTTATCATGGTGGGAGACAGTGTCAGATGGGCAGTTTGACTGGGGCGGTCGCCTCCTAAAGAGTAACGGAGGCGCTCAAAGGTTTCCTCAGAATGGTTGGAAATCATTCATAGAGTGTAAAGGCATAAGGAAGCTTGACTGCGAGACTTACAAGTCGAGCAGGGTCGAAAGACGGACTTAGTGATCCGGTGGTTCCGCATGGAAGGGCCATCGCTCAACGGATAAAAGCTACCCCGGGGATAACAGGCTTATCTCCCCCAAGAGTTCACATCGACGGGGAGGTTTGGCACCTCGATGTCGGCTCATCGCATCCTGGGGCTGTAGTCGGTCCCAAGGGTTGGGCTGTTCGCCCATTAAAGCGGTACGCGAGCTGGGTTCAGAACGTCGTGAGACAGTTCGGTCCCTATCCGTCGTGGGCGTAGGAAATTTGAGAGGAGCTGTCCTTAGTACGAGAGGACCGGGATGGACATACCTCTGGTGTACCAGTTGTCGTGCCAACGGCATCGCTGGGTAGCTATGTATGGACGGGATAAGTGCTGAAAGCATCTAAGCATGAAGCCCCCCTCAAGATGAGATTTCCCAACTTCGGTTATAAGATCCCTCAAAGATGATGAGGTTAATAGGTTCGAGGTGGAAGCATAGCGATATGTGGAGCTGACGAATACTAATCGATCGAAGACTTAATCAAATATTAAACCAGTTTTGATTGGTAACTTTTTAAATTTTACTTACTATCTAGTTTTGAATGTATAATTTCATACATTTCATTGTCTGGTGACAATGGCAAAGAGGTCACACCTGTTCCCATGCCGAACACAGAAGTTAAGCTCTTTAGCGCCGATGGTAGTCGGACTTACGTTCCGCGAGAGTAGGACGTTGCCAGGCAGTTTGAGACCTTAGAGGGTCTCTTTTTTTTATTATAAAAAAGTAATTTAATATCATTTGAGGCTCTTAGGAGTCTCTTTTTATTTATCATAAAATATAAATACAACTCTTTTTTATCCGACTAAGCCTGTTCAATAAAAGAAGAATTATGGCCTACAATGAATAAACTAATAATTGAGAAGTGTAACTTTAAGGAATACCTGAGCCAAGGCTCATGCATAAGAACCACTAATCTCAATAAATTGAGAAGTGTAACTTTAAGGAATACCTGAGCTAAAGCTCATGCATAAGAACCACTAATCTCAATAAATTGAGAAGTGTAACTTTAAGGAATACCTGAGCTAAAGCTCATGCATAAGAACCACTAATCTCAATAAATTGAGAAGTGTAACTTTAAGGAATACCTGAGCTAAAGCTCATGCATAAGAACCACTAATCTCAATAAATTGAGAAGTGTAACTTTAAGGAATACCTGAGCTAAAGCTCATGCATAAGAACCACTAATCTCAATAAATTGAGAAGTGGTTCTATAAAAAAAAGGCTTAGCATGATTGCTAAGCTTTTAAATAAGAAGTGAGTAAAGCATTTTATTTTCATTGATATAAATATTTGAGGAATCAAATTCATCAACATTGGCTTTTAAATTATCTAAACCTGCATGGTTATATAATTGTATGCCTATGATTACTGTACCTGTATTTTGTGATGATTTTTTCAAATATTCAAATTTAGTAATGTCGTCTTTTGGACCAAGTACATCGTTAACAAACTCTCTTAAAGCACCAGGACGT
It encodes the following:
- the alr gene encoding alanine racemase — protein: MSDKYYRSTYLNVDLNAIVSNFQVFQKLHPSKTVIPVVKANGYGLGSIMIARQLMDNGAEFFAVATLDEAIELRMHGINAKILVLGVIPSYDINKAIQHRVAITVPSEKWLNEAIQQISEKNEKDLWIHVKLDTGMGRLGVKNVEEYQSVIDLIHSHDHLIFEGVFTHFACADEPGDSMNQQQSNFEEIVNQVERPDYIHSQNSAGALMKDTQFCNAVRIGISLYGYYPSEYVKSNVKVHLKPSAQWISEVVQTKVLQAGESVSYGSIYTANEPTKIGIIPVGYADGYPRLMSGFNVNVNGHQCEVIGKVCMDQIIIKIPEVVTAGDKVILMDHHSDSPQSAEALAQQQQTINYEVLCRFNRRLPRVYHGTEDLEIRNELLK
- the mazE gene encoding type II toxin-antitoxin system antitoxin MazE encodes the protein MVSFTQSRNHSIEQLLKEGYSQMADLNLSLAAEAFPFECEACDCNEVYISSKNNNE
- a CDS encoding type II toxin-antitoxin system PemK/MazF family toxin, yielding MMRRGDVYLADLSPVQGSEQGGIRPVVIIQNDTGNKYSPTVIVAAITGRINKAKIPTHVEIEKSKYKLDKDSVILLEQIRTLDKNRLKEKLTYLSDDKMREVNNAIDISLGLHSVRTNKS
- a CDS encoding SpoIIE family protein phosphatase, whose protein sequence is MEEFKNQYKALIDESLITTDTTDLLNKTEIFTNEVIKKDLLPEDIVEMHKNYVKMLNLDETQILKTFNVLKEVVKGFGYNYRDYQQLVNRLQYHDKEIDLASRLQQTMLKTDIPQFDSIQIGVISVAAQKVSGDYFNLIDHKDGTMSFAVADVIGKGIPAALAMSMIKFGMDSYGHSQLPSDGLKRLNRVVEKNVNQNMFVTMFYGLYEELNHLLYCSSAGHEPGYIYRAETEEFEEISVRGRVLGVNQQTRYKQQEIPIYIDDFVIIFTDGVTEVRNEQGDFLDKSHLLSMIHKYKHMHPQDIVQLLYEAILKIQNPDKRDDLTILIIKRVN
- a CDS encoding anti-sigma factor antagonist; this translates as MNLNIETVTHDTHYEVKVGGELDVYTVPELEEVLVPMRQEGTHDIYVNLENVSYMDSTGLGLFVGTLKALNQHDKELFILGVSDRISRLFDITGLKDLMHVNEGTEVE
- the rsbW gene encoding anti-sigma B factor RsbW, producing MQLKQDYIEMRLPASAEYVSLIRLTLSGVFSRAGASYDDIEDAKIAVSEAVTNAVKHAYKNDPDDVGMINLCFEIFDDKIKIVISDQGESFDYEETKEKLGPYREDENIDFLREGGLGLFLIESLMDEVTVDKKSGVTISMIKYIKKEQVRNNGERVEIS
- a CDS encoding Tex family protein; amino-acid sequence: MDSNLIQSINEKYNFSTKQINAVLSLLEDKNTVPFIARYRKEQTGGLDEVEIKQIDDEYQYMVNLQKRKEEVIHNIEEQGLLSVDLKNDILKQTKLQRVEDLYRPFKQKKKTRATEAKRKGLEPLAKWLQQTNLNEKIETKAQQFINDEIDSIEAAIKGAQDIIAELVSDEPKYRTKILKDTFQHGNIITQKKKNAEDEKEIFSMYYDYSEPIRKIANHRVLAVNRGEKEKVLSVKLDMDTQGIDNFIRKNEIKGQHEGTYIIEDAIKDSLKRLIMPSIEREIRADLTDKAENHAIDVFSENLRNLLLQPPMQGKQILGVDPAFRTGCKLAVINPFGTFVAKGVMYPHPPVNKKAEAESLFVKFVKDYDVELIAIGNGTASRETEQFVATMIQTHKLNVQFIIVNEAGASVYSASEVARTEFPDFQVEERSAVSIGRRVQDPLSELVKIDPKSIGVGQYQHDVNQKALEGALTFVVETAVNQVGVDVNTASRSLLQYVSGLSTTIAQNIIDYREENGAIKHNKDIAKVKRLGAKTFEQSIGFLRIVDGTEALDNTSIHPESYDATYQLLSEIKMDTQDLGTERLKAALNQLDVVTMAEKLNIGQPTLEDIIQSLIAPNRDPRDEFETPILKSDVLSIEDLSKNMKLSGTVRNVVDFGAFVDIGVKQDGLVHVSKLSKKFVKNPMDIVSVGDIVDVWILDIDDKKGKVSLTMIDPNG
- a CDS encoding SprT family protein, producing MDNKTLQRLTETISEEYFGMPFKHKAYFNKRLKTTGGRYLLRNHNIEVNEKQYYKFGQEAIESIIKHELCHYHLHIQGKGYKHKDNDFKVLSTKTGAPRYCAALETYEERANYIYKCNKCEMEFPRIRKVDTAKMVCGHCKGKLVQQK